From the Streptomyces syringium genome, one window contains:
- the cbiE gene encoding precorrin-6y C5,15-methyltransferase (decarboxylating) subunit CbiE: MADRVTVIGWDGSPLSDAARSALAAATLVAGAAHHLALPELPPTAERVRLGSVDLAARRIAQHRGSAVVLADGDPGFFGVVRTLRAPEHGLEVEVVPAVSSVATAFARAGMPWDDAQIVVAHARDLRRAVNVCRAHPKVAVLTSPGAGPAELALLLGDVHRTFVICEELGTARERVTVLTSDKAADHAWRDPNVVIVIGGSGAAPSPPQGAVQGSGHPRPRTPGGWIAGRDPGYPPALRGWALPTDAYGGGRCEGESTELRAAQLARLGPRVGDLVWDIGSGSGALSVEAARFGAAVLAVDRDADACGRTTAAARRYGVQLQVVHGTAPQVLEDLPEPDVVRIGGGGAPVVRACAARRPERIVTHAATRDEAEAVGRALAEGGYAVECALLQSVELDTTAWVERERAVAFLLSGRRTHP, translated from the coding sequence ATGGCCGACCGGGTCACGGTGATCGGGTGGGACGGCTCCCCCCTGTCCGACGCGGCCCGCTCCGCCCTGGCCGCCGCCACCCTCGTGGCCGGTGCCGCCCACCACCTGGCCCTGCCCGAGCTGCCGCCCACCGCCGAGCGCGTCCGGCTCGGCAGCGTCGACCTCGCCGCCCGCCGCATCGCCCAGCACCGCGGCTCCGCCGTGGTCCTCGCCGACGGCGACCCCGGCTTCTTCGGCGTCGTACGGACCCTGCGCGCACCCGAACACGGCCTCGAGGTCGAGGTGGTACCCGCCGTCTCCTCCGTCGCCACCGCCTTCGCCCGGGCCGGCATGCCCTGGGACGACGCCCAGATCGTCGTCGCCCACGCCCGTGACCTGCGGCGCGCCGTCAATGTCTGCCGCGCCCACCCCAAGGTCGCCGTGCTCACCTCACCCGGCGCCGGGCCCGCCGAACTCGCCCTGCTGCTCGGCGACGTCCACCGCACCTTCGTCATCTGCGAGGAACTGGGCACCGCGCGGGAGCGGGTCACCGTCCTCACCTCCGACAAGGCCGCCGACCACGCCTGGCGCGATCCCAACGTCGTCATCGTCATCGGCGGCTCCGGTGCCGCCCCGAGCCCCCCGCAGGGCGCCGTCCAGGGCAGCGGACACCCCCGGCCGAGGACCCCGGGCGGCTGGATCGCCGGACGCGACCCCGGCTACCCCCCGGCCCTGCGCGGCTGGGCGCTGCCCACCGACGCGTACGGCGGCGGCCGGTGCGAGGGCGAGAGCACCGAACTGCGCGCCGCTCAACTCGCCCGGCTCGGCCCGCGCGTCGGTGACCTGGTCTGGGACATCGGCTCCGGCAGCGGCGCCCTGTCCGTCGAGGCCGCCCGCTTCGGTGCCGCCGTCCTCGCCGTGGACCGCGACGCCGACGCCTGCGGCCGCACCACCGCGGCCGCCCGCCGTTACGGCGTCCAACTCCAGGTCGTCCACGGCACCGCGCCCCAGGTCCTGGAGGACCTGCCCGAGCCCGACGTCGTCCGCATCGGCGGCGGCGGGGCCCCCGTCGTCAGGGCCTGCGCCGCCCGCCGCCCCGAGCGCATCGTGACGCACGCGGCGACCCGCGACGAGGCCGAGGCCGTCGGCCGGGCGCTCGCCGAGGGCGGCTACGCGGTGGAGTGCGCGCTGCTCCAATCCGTGGAGTTGGACACAACCGCCTGGGTGGAGCGCGAGCGCGCCGTAGCCTTTCTGCTGAGTGGTCGTCGAACACACCCGTGA
- a CDS encoding lipase family protein, with amino-acid sequence MRLRRTVRFLIAAAATAALGLTGLSAPAAASVLDTPPGGANDWTCKPDSAHPQPVVLVNGTFKLMAENWSKLSPKLKEAGYCVFAFNYGHFETDPIPQSAAELRDFVEAVRGATGAAKVDIVGHSQGGMLPRYYVKFLGGADKVDDLVGIVPSNHGTKNPLAIPAGWTFCPSCVDQQAGSELLQKLNAGDETPAGPDYTVITTRYDEVVIPYTSALLSGDKEHLTNVVLQDKCPLDLYMHDQATKDPVVAQWVLAALARKGPADPGFQPRCLGGA; translated from the coding sequence ATGCGTCTGCGTAGAACAGTCCGGTTCCTGATCGCCGCCGCGGCCACCGCCGCGCTCGGCCTCACCGGTCTCTCGGCCCCGGCCGCCGCGTCGGTGCTCGACACCCCGCCCGGCGGCGCCAACGACTGGACCTGCAAGCCGGATTCGGCCCACCCGCAGCCCGTCGTGCTGGTCAACGGCACGTTCAAGCTGATGGCGGAGAACTGGTCCAAGCTCTCGCCCAAGCTGAAGGAGGCGGGTTACTGCGTCTTCGCCTTCAACTACGGGCACTTCGAGACCGACCCGATCCCGCAGTCGGCCGCCGAACTGCGGGACTTCGTCGAGGCCGTGCGCGGCGCGACGGGGGCCGCGAAGGTCGACATCGTCGGCCACAGCCAGGGCGGCATGCTGCCGCGCTACTACGTGAAGTTCCTCGGCGGCGCCGACAAGGTCGACGACCTCGTCGGCATCGTCCCCTCCAACCACGGCACGAAGAACCCCCTCGCCATCCCCGCGGGCTGGACCTTCTGCCCGTCCTGCGTGGACCAGCAGGCCGGCTCCGAACTGCTGCAGAAGCTCAACGCCGGTGACGAGACCCCGGCCGGACCCGACTACACGGTCATCACCACGCGCTACGACGAGGTCGTCATCCCGTATACGAGCGCGCTGCTCAGCGGGGACAAGGAGCACCTCACCAACGTCGTGCTCCAGGACAAGTGCCCGCTCGACCTCTACATGCACGACCAGGCGACCAAGGACCCGGTCGTCGCCCAGTGGGTGCTCGCCGCCCTGGCCCGCAAGGGCCCGGCCGACCCGGGCTTCCAGCCGCGCTGCCTCGGCGGGGCGTAG
- a CDS encoding GNAT family N-acetyltransferase has protein sequence MTSIFPDISLSTDRLVLRPFDAADIPALAEMMNDELITAWTSVPHPYTTADARDWALVRAPAERTEGRGIVFAVTEFLTHRLVGVVHLRHTDWRTLAAEVAYAVAPWARGEGYACESVVAVAQWLFRDQKFERLELRTAADNTASQQVAQKVGCISEGVLRNACIARSRTEDGGWTDIRTDLIVWSLLPEDLDEMEEQYSGGTDYAAAFPDWR, from the coding sequence ATGACATCCATCTTTCCGGACATCTCCCTCAGTACCGACCGGCTGGTGCTGCGCCCCTTCGACGCCGCGGACATCCCCGCCCTCGCCGAGATGATGAACGACGAGCTCATCACCGCGTGGACGTCCGTGCCCCACCCCTACACCACCGCCGACGCCCGCGACTGGGCCCTGGTGCGCGCCCCCGCCGAGCGCACCGAAGGACGCGGGATCGTCTTCGCGGTCACCGAATTCCTCACCCACCGCCTCGTCGGCGTCGTGCACCTGCGCCACACCGACTGGCGCACCCTGGCCGCCGAGGTCGCCTACGCCGTCGCCCCCTGGGCCCGCGGCGAGGGCTACGCCTGCGAATCGGTCGTCGCCGTCGCCCAGTGGCTCTTCCGCGACCAGAAGTTCGAACGCCTCGAACTGCGCACCGCCGCCGACAACACCGCCTCCCAGCAGGTGGCCCAGAAGGTCGGCTGCATCAGCGAGGGCGTCCTGCGCAACGCCTGCATAGCGCGCAGCCGCACCGAGGACGGCGGCTGGACCGACATCCGCACCGACCTCATCGTCTGGAGCCTCCTCCCCGAGGACCTGGACGAGATGGAGGAGCAGTACAGCGGCGGCACCGACTACGCCGCCGCCTTCCCCGACTGGCGCTGA
- a CDS encoding lysophospholipid acyltransferase family protein, which produces MSRILLKAFLGLLMRVLYRPKVEGVEHIAENGPVILAGNHVTFVDSLFLALVLKRQVFFIGKDEYVTGKGVKGRLMAWFFTSSGMIPVDRDGGRGGAAALMTGNRVLQEGKVFAIYPEGTRSPDGRLYRGRTGIARLALMTGAPVVPFAMVGTEKVQPNGKGLPRIAPVTVRFGEPLDFSRYEGMDRDRYVLRAVTDEVMSDVMRLSGQEYVDMYATKARQVA; this is translated from the coding sequence TTGTCCCGCATCTTGCTCAAGGCGTTTCTCGGATTGCTCATGCGCGTCCTGTACCGCCCGAAGGTGGAGGGCGTGGAGCACATCGCCGAGAACGGTCCGGTGATCCTGGCCGGAAACCACGTCACCTTCGTGGACTCCTTGTTCCTCGCGCTGGTCCTCAAGCGGCAGGTCTTCTTCATCGGCAAGGACGAGTACGTCACGGGCAAGGGCGTCAAGGGCCGGCTGATGGCGTGGTTCTTCACCTCGTCCGGCATGATCCCGGTGGACCGTGACGGCGGCCGCGGTGGCGCCGCGGCGCTGATGACGGGCAACCGCGTCCTGCAGGAGGGCAAGGTCTTCGCCATCTACCCGGAGGGCACCCGCTCCCCCGACGGCCGTCTCTACCGCGGTCGCACCGGTATCGCGCGCCTCGCGCTGATGACGGGCGCGCCGGTGGTCCCGTTCGCGATGGTCGGCACCGAGAAGGTCCAGCCGAACGGCAAGGGCCTGCCCCGGATCGCGCCGGTGACCGTGCGCTTCGGCGAGCCGCTGGACTTCTCCCGCTACGAGGGCATGGACCGCGACCGCTACGTCCTGCGGGCCGTCACCGACGAGGTCATGAGCGACGTCATGCGGCTGTCGGGCCAGGAGTACGTCGACATGTACGCGACCAAGGCGCGGCAGGTCGCCTGA
- a CDS encoding glycerophosphodiester phosphodiesterase, translating to MQQEQRPGRRTLLGAAAALGAGAVVAGGGAAPAVAAPGGTGHEGHAGHGGSYKDLPKPTVIGHRGGSGYRPEHTLGSYQFALDNGADVIEQDVVPTKDGHLVCRHENDITGTTDVASRPEFASRKTTKTVDGEAHTGWFTEDFTLAELKTLRAKERIPGTRGHNTLYDGRWQVPTLEEVLKWADEQGRKRGHRIWLHIETKHPTYFRKAGLGLEERLAKLLRRYRRSGRNSHTFLQSFEPGSLQRLNRLGVDCPKVLLLDDLNTRPWDFVEAKDPRTVADLITPKGLKWVSGFAQGIGPWLNLIIPRDKNDKLTKPTTLVRDAHTAGLILHPYTMRNENSFLPADFRRGTDPNAYGDVFGAFKTYFATGIDGIFSDNCDTAALARADFVKG from the coding sequence ATGCAGCAGGAGCAGCGGCCGGGCAGGCGCACGCTGCTGGGGGCCGCCGCGGCCCTCGGCGCCGGAGCAGTCGTCGCGGGCGGCGGTGCGGCCCCGGCGGTGGCGGCGCCCGGCGGCACGGGCCACGAGGGCCACGCCGGCCACGGCGGCTCGTACAAGGACCTGCCGAAGCCGACCGTCATCGGTCACCGCGGCGGCAGCGGCTACCGGCCCGAGCACACCCTCGGCTCCTACCAGTTCGCCCTCGACAACGGCGCGGACGTCATCGAGCAGGACGTCGTCCCCACCAAGGACGGGCACCTCGTCTGCCGCCACGAGAACGACATCACCGGCACCACCGATGTCGCCTCCCGCCCGGAGTTCGCGTCCCGCAAGACCACCAAGACCGTCGACGGCGAGGCGCACACCGGCTGGTTCACCGAGGACTTCACCCTCGCCGAGCTGAAGACGCTGCGCGCCAAGGAGCGCATCCCCGGCACCCGCGGGCACAACACCCTCTACGACGGCCGCTGGCAGGTGCCCACCCTCGAAGAGGTCCTGAAGTGGGCCGACGAGCAGGGCCGCAAGCGCGGCCACCGGATCTGGCTGCACATAGAGACCAAGCACCCCACGTACTTCCGCAAGGCCGGCCTCGGCCTGGAGGAGCGCCTCGCCAAGCTGCTGCGCCGCTACCGGCGCTCCGGGCGCAACAGCCACACCTTCCTGCAGTCGTTCGAGCCCGGCAGCCTCCAGCGGCTGAACCGGCTCGGCGTCGACTGCCCCAAGGTGCTCCTGCTGGACGACCTGAACACCCGCCCCTGGGACTTCGTCGAGGCCAAGGACCCGCGCACGGTCGCCGACCTCATCACGCCCAAGGGCCTGAAGTGGGTCAGCGGCTTCGCCCAGGGCATCGGCCCGTGGCTGAACCTGATCATCCCCCGGGACAAGAACGACAAGCTCACCAAGCCCACCACCCTCGTCCGTGACGCGCACACCGCCGGGCTGATCCTGCACCCCTACACGATGCGCAACGAGAACAGCTTCCTGCCCGCCGACTTCCGCCGCGGCACGGACCCCAACGCCTACGGCGACGTCTTCGGCGCGTTCAAGACCTACTTCGCCACCGGTATCGACGGCATCTTCTCGGACAACTGCGACACCGCGGCCCTCGCGCGGGCCGACTTCGTCAAGGGCTGA
- a CDS encoding GNAT family N-acetyltransferase encodes MGMSVTISAATEHDAEQIFKLQYLCYQSEAELYGDYSLEPLTQSLDALRAELGSGCVLVARLGEEVVGSVRGTVDGQGTAVITGLIVHPRMRRHGLGGRLLGALEERLAGECSARLYRLATGQRSEGNLRLYRKWGYAQTGTEQITRKLTLVTLEKTVRAADVPESVYVPSA; translated from the coding sequence ATGGGCATGAGCGTGACCATCTCTGCGGCGACCGAGCACGATGCCGAGCAGATCTTCAAACTCCAGTACCTCTGCTACCAGAGCGAAGCCGAGCTGTACGGCGACTACTCCCTCGAACCTCTGACGCAGAGCCTCGACGCGCTCCGCGCCGAACTGGGCAGCGGCTGTGTGCTGGTGGCCCGGCTGGGCGAGGAGGTCGTCGGGTCGGTGCGCGGCACGGTCGACGGACAGGGCACGGCCGTGATCACGGGGCTCATCGTGCATCCGCGGATGCGGCGGCACGGCCTGGGCGGCCGGCTGCTCGGCGCGCTCGAGGAGCGGCTGGCGGGGGAGTGCTCGGCACGTCTGTACCGCCTCGCCACCGGTCAGCGCAGCGAGGGAAACCTGCGTCTGTACCGCAAGTGGGGCTACGCCCAGACCGGCACCGAGCAGATCACCCGGAAACTCACCCTGGTGACTCTCGAGAAGACCGTTCGCGCGGCGGACGTACCGGAATCCGTCTACGTTCCGAGCGCGTAA
- a CDS encoding methionine ABC transporter permease has protein sequence MTWSEMQPLLHDACLDTLFMVWWSTVYSVIGGLPLGLLLVLTDRGALLQNVVVNKVIGVVVNLGRSLPFIILLVWLIPFSRLIVGTSIGPSAAVVALAVGAVPFFARLVETAVREVDKGLVEAVQSMGGGTWTVVLKVLLPQALPSLIAGLTTTVIALIGYSAMAGAVGGGGLGNLAIAYGFQRHETDLMNITIVLLIVIVTVVQLAGDLAVRRLARRGGAQPSAVGLRRLWAPSVKPAAPAPTPEPATAEAAALTKTR, from the coding sequence GTGACCTGGTCCGAGATGCAGCCCCTGCTGCACGACGCGTGTCTGGACACCCTCTTCATGGTGTGGTGGTCCACGGTCTACTCCGTCATCGGCGGCCTGCCGCTGGGCCTGCTGCTCGTCCTCACCGACCGAGGCGCTCTGCTCCAGAACGTCGTGGTGAACAAGGTCATCGGCGTGGTCGTCAACCTCGGCCGCTCGCTGCCCTTCATCATCCTCCTGGTTTGGCTGATCCCCTTCAGCCGCCTGATCGTCGGCACCTCCATCGGCCCCAGCGCCGCCGTGGTCGCCCTCGCTGTCGGCGCCGTCCCCTTCTTCGCCCGCCTGGTGGAAACCGCGGTCCGCGAGGTCGACAAGGGCCTGGTGGAAGCCGTGCAGTCGATGGGCGGCGGCACCTGGACCGTCGTCCTCAAGGTGCTGCTGCCGCAGGCCCTGCCCTCGCTCATCGCGGGCCTGACCACCACGGTCATCGCCCTTATCGGCTACTCCGCGATGGCCGGCGCGGTCGGCGGCGGCGGCCTGGGCAACCTCGCCATCGCCTACGGCTTCCAACGCCACGAGACCGATCTGATGAACATCACCATCGTGCTGCTCATCGTCATCGTGACCGTCGTGCAGCTCGCCGGTGACCTGGCCGTACGCCGCCTCGCCCGACGCGGTGGCGCCCAGCCGTCGGCCGTCGGCCTGCGCAGGCTGTGGGCCCCCTCCGTCAAGCCCGCCGCACCGGCCCCCACGCCGGAGCCCGCCACCGCCGAAGCGGCCGCTCTCACCAAGACCCGCTGA
- a CDS encoding MetQ/NlpA family ABC transporter substrate-binding protein encodes MRTTIKLTAGVAAAAALTLGLSACSAPSDTSSSGSGKKGKDADPKATLVVAASPTPHADILNYVRDNLAEKAGLKLEVKEFNDYVLPNTATQNGEVDANFFQHKPYLDDFNKKNKTDIVPVVNVEIEPLGLYSKKIDKVADITSGNTVAVPNDATNEGRALKLLADNGVIELKDGVGSNAKLSDIKDKKGVKFTELAADQVPSRLADVDAAVINGNFAIGAKLNPAKDALALEKAEGNPYANFLAVKKGNEADPRIAKLSKLLNSDDVKKFIEKKFSNGAVLPAFGKAQS; translated from the coding sequence GTGCGTACCACCATCAAGCTCACCGCCGGCGTCGCCGCAGCAGCCGCACTCACCCTCGGCCTCAGCGCCTGCAGCGCCCCCTCCGACACCTCCTCCAGCGGATCGGGGAAGAAGGGGAAGGACGCCGACCCCAAGGCCACCCTCGTGGTCGCGGCCAGCCCGACGCCACACGCCGACATCCTCAACTACGTCAGAGACAACCTGGCGGAGAAGGCCGGTCTGAAGCTGGAGGTGAAGGAGTTCAACGACTACGTGCTCCCCAACACCGCCACCCAGAACGGCGAGGTCGACGCCAACTTCTTCCAGCACAAGCCCTACCTCGACGACTTCAACAAGAAGAACAAGACCGACATCGTGCCGGTCGTCAACGTCGAGATCGAGCCGCTCGGCCTCTACTCCAAGAAGATCGACAAGGTCGCCGACATCACGTCCGGCAACACCGTCGCCGTGCCCAACGACGCCACCAACGAGGGCCGCGCCCTCAAGCTCCTCGCCGACAACGGCGTGATCGAGCTGAAGGACGGCGTCGGCAGCAACGCCAAGCTCTCCGACATTAAGGACAAGAAGGGCGTCAAGTTCACCGAGCTGGCGGCCGATCAGGTCCCGTCCCGCCTGGCCGACGTCGACGCCGCCGTCATCAACGGCAACTTCGCCATCGGCGCCAAGCTCAACCCGGCCAAGGACGCCCTGGCCCTGGAGAAGGCCGAGGGCAACCCCTACGCCAACTTCCTGGCCGTGAAGAAGGGCAACGAGGCCGACCCGCGCATCGCGAAGCTCTCCAAGCTCCTCAACTCCGACGACGTCAAGAAGTTCATCGAGAAGAAGTTCTCCAACGGCGCCGTCCTCCCCGCCTTCGGCAAGGCACAGAGCTGA
- a CDS encoding sigma-70 family RNA polymerase sigma factor, producing the protein MTPNDLLTSLRPLLAAECAAEAPAAGVDAADLEQGVWVRLLSEGRRGPSLLGRGGGAAARLRAAVRAEARAARRRARHEVPYDPTGADSLLLDAEPAPARAGSRVEQEVLAAETGRELRAAVRRLPGRCPRLLSALLSGNDPTYREIAGELGISQGSLGPVRSRCLGCLRRMLMAEVAAPERGGKER; encoded by the coding sequence ATGACACCGAACGATCTTCTGACCTCGCTGCGCCCGCTGCTGGCGGCGGAGTGCGCGGCGGAGGCACCGGCGGCCGGGGTGGACGCGGCCGACCTCGAACAGGGCGTCTGGGTGCGGCTGCTGAGCGAGGGCCGCCGCGGCCCGTCCCTGCTCGGCCGTGGCGGGGGAGCCGCCGCGCGGTTACGCGCCGCGGTACGGGCCGAGGCCCGCGCCGCGCGCCGCCGCGCCCGGCACGAGGTGCCGTACGACCCCACCGGCGCCGATTCCCTCCTGCTCGACGCCGAGCCCGCTCCGGCCCGCGCCGGGTCCCGCGTCGAGCAGGAGGTGCTCGCCGCCGAGACGGGCCGCGAACTGCGCGCCGCCGTGCGGCGGCTGCCCGGCCGGTGCCCCCGGCTGCTGAGCGCGCTGCTGTCCGGAAACGACCCGACCTACCGGGAAATCGCAGGGGAGTTGGGTATCTCACAAGGATCTTTGGGGCCGGTGCGTTCCCGATGCCTGGGATGCCTGCGCAGAATGCTCATGGCGGAGGTTGCGGCTCCTGAACGCGGGGGAAAGGAGCGTTAG
- a CDS encoding methionine ABC transporter ATP-binding protein, whose amino-acid sequence MITTTGLTKVYRSRGREVTALDGVDLHVREGEVYGVVGQSGAGKSTLIRCVNLLERPSSGTVTVDGQDLTALAGRGPRAGKALRQARSHIGMVFQHFNLLSSRTVQANIELPLEILGLSGKERSRKALELLDLVGLADKAKAYPGQLSGGQKQRVGIARALAGDPKVLLSDESTSALDPETTRSILQLLRDLNEHLGLTVLLITHEMDVVKTICDSAALMKGGRVVESGTVSELLATPGSELAAELFPVGGEPSGPDRTVVDVTFHGDAATQPVISQLSRTYNIDISILGAAMDTVAGKQVGRMRIELPGRFEENVVPIGFLREQGLQVEVAPHGDTASATVPSPAPADALLKEGAK is encoded by the coding sequence GTGATCACCACTACGGGCCTGACAAAGGTCTACCGCTCACGCGGCCGCGAGGTCACCGCCCTCGACGGCGTCGATCTGCATGTGCGCGAGGGCGAGGTATACGGCGTCGTCGGCCAGAGCGGCGCCGGAAAGTCGACCCTCATCCGCTGCGTCAACCTCCTGGAGCGCCCCAGCTCCGGCACGGTCACCGTCGACGGCCAGGACCTCACGGCCCTCGCCGGCCGCGGTCCCCGCGCGGGGAAGGCACTGCGCCAGGCGCGCAGCCACATCGGCATGGTCTTCCAGCACTTCAATCTGCTCTCCTCGCGGACCGTGCAGGCCAACATCGAGCTGCCGCTCGAGATCCTCGGCCTCTCCGGCAAGGAGCGCAGCCGCAAGGCCCTCGAACTCCTCGACCTCGTCGGCCTCGCCGACAAGGCCAAGGCCTACCCCGGCCAGCTCTCCGGTGGCCAGAAGCAGCGCGTCGGCATCGCCCGCGCCCTCGCCGGCGACCCCAAGGTGCTGCTCTCCGACGAGTCGACCTCCGCGCTCGACCCGGAGACCACCCGCTCCATCCTCCAACTGCTGCGCGACCTCAATGAGCATCTCGGTCTGACCGTCCTCCTCATCACCCACGAGATGGACGTCGTCAAGACCATCTGCGACTCCGCGGCCCTGATGAAGGGCGGCCGCGTCGTGGAGTCCGGCACCGTCTCCGAGCTGCTCGCCACCCCCGGCTCCGAGCTCGCCGCGGAACTCTTCCCCGTCGGCGGCGAGCCCTCCGGCCCCGACCGTACCGTCGTGGACGTCACCTTCCACGGCGACGCCGCGACCCAGCCGGTCATCTCCCAGCTGTCCCGCACGTACAACATCGACATCTCGATCCTGGGCGCCGCGATGGACACCGTCGCCGGCAAGCAGGTCGGCCGGATGCGCATCGAGCTGCCCGGCCGCTTCGAGGAGAACGTCGTCCCGATCGGCTTCCTGCGCGAGCAGGGCCTCCAGGTCGAGGTCGCCCCCCACGGGGACACCGCCTCCGCCACCGTCCCCTCGCCGGCCCCGGCCGACGCGCTCCTCAAGGAAGGTGCCAAGTGA
- a CDS encoding MFS transporter — MTGPTESPTGSPSGGPQSEAPRPGRWLALTVLVLAVLLVAIDATVLGLATPFLSEDLRPSGTQLLWIGDIYSFVIAGLLVSMGSLGDRIGRKKLLLTGSVAFGAVSVLNAYATSPEMMIVARALLGVAGATLMPSTLALIRNIFHDPKERSFAIGIWGAMASAGAAVGPVVGGFLLQHFWWGSVFLINLPVMAVLVLVGIKLLPESRDPSPGPWDLPSVALSMIGIVAVVFAIKEGAANGLHWYVLLAAAVGALALVWFVRRQLTLPSPLLDMRLFHHRGFSGAVLADLLTILGLSGLVFFLSQFLQLVQGRDPLEAGLAELPAAVGAVTAGLLAGRVARRYSVRSVVAGGLGAIGLSLAVLVWLQADTAYPILGAVLLLVGVGAGFSFTVTADVILSSVPKEQAGAASAVSETAYELGAALGIALLGSVVTGVYSDFATPEGVPAAAATEAHESLGGAVEVAADLPADTGGALLASAQDAFVDGLQIASGVGAVVLLATAVAAWFLLRGQRLEGGGH; from the coding sequence GTGACCGGCCCTACCGAGAGCCCTACCGGCAGCCCCAGCGGCGGCCCGCAGTCCGAAGCGCCGCGTCCCGGGCGCTGGCTCGCGCTCACCGTCCTCGTTCTCGCCGTCCTGCTCGTCGCCATCGACGCGACCGTCCTCGGTCTCGCGACGCCCTTCCTCAGTGAGGACCTGCGTCCGTCGGGCACCCAGCTGCTGTGGATCGGCGACATCTACTCCTTCGTCATCGCCGGGCTCCTGGTCTCCATGGGCAGCCTCGGTGACCGCATCGGGCGCAAGAAGCTGCTGCTGACCGGCTCCGTGGCGTTCGGCGCGGTGTCGGTGCTCAACGCCTACGCGACGAGCCCGGAGATGATGATCGTCGCCCGCGCCCTGCTGGGCGTGGCGGGCGCGACGCTGATGCCCTCCACCCTCGCCCTCATCCGCAATATCTTCCACGACCCCAAGGAACGCAGCTTCGCCATCGGCATCTGGGGTGCGATGGCCTCCGCGGGAGCGGCCGTGGGCCCGGTCGTGGGCGGCTTCCTGCTGCAGCACTTCTGGTGGGGGTCGGTCTTCCTGATCAACCTGCCGGTCATGGCCGTCCTCGTCCTCGTCGGCATCAAGCTGCTGCCCGAGTCGCGCGACCCCTCGCCCGGCCCGTGGGACCTGCCCAGTGTCGCCCTGTCGATGATCGGCATCGTGGCGGTCGTCTTCGCGATCAAGGAGGGGGCGGCGAACGGCCTCCACTGGTACGTCCTCCTCGCGGCTGCCGTCGGCGCGCTGGCGCTGGTGTGGTTCGTCCGCCGCCAGCTCACCCTGCCCTCTCCGCTGCTGGACATGCGGCTCTTCCACCACCGGGGCTTCTCCGGGGCGGTCCTCGCCGATCTGCTGACGATCCTCGGCCTCTCCGGGCTGGTCTTCTTCCTCTCGCAGTTCCTGCAGCTGGTCCAGGGCCGTGACCCGCTGGAGGCGGGTCTCGCGGAGCTGCCGGCGGCCGTCGGCGCGGTCACCGCGGGTCTGCTCGCGGGCAGGGTGGCCCGGCGCTACTCCGTGCGGTCCGTGGTGGCGGGCGGGCTCGGCGCCATCGGCCTCTCCCTCGCCGTGCTCGTGTGGCTGCAGGCCGACACGGCCTATCCGATCCTCGGTGCGGTGCTGCTGCTCGTCGGTGTCGGCGCGGGCTTCTCCTTCACCGTCACCGCCGACGTGATCCTCTCCAGCGTGCCCAAGGAGCAGGCGGGCGCGGCCTCGGCGGTCTCCGAGACGGCCTACGAGCTCGGCGCCGCCCTCGGTATCGCCCTCCTCGGCTCGGTCGTCACCGGCGTCTACTCGGACTTCGCCACCCCCGAGGGCGTCCCGGCCGCCGCGGCGACCGAGGCCCACGAGTCCCTGGGCGGCGCGGTCGAGGTGGCCGCCGATCTCCCGGCGGACACGGGCGGGGCTCTGCTCGCCTCGGCCCAGGACGCCTTCGTCGACGGGCTGCAGATCGCCTCCGGCGTCGGGGCGGTGGTCCTGCTGGCGACGGCGGTCGCCGCCTGGTTCCTGCTGCGCGGGCAGCGGCTGGAGGGCGGCGGGCACTGA
- a CDS encoding TetR/AcrR family transcriptional regulator — MSVDRDHVLAEAAALLTRKPTASMDEIAKAAGISRATLHRHFAGRDALVRALEDLGIEQFERALDEARTEEGDAAEALRRLIAATEPVAGIMAFLYTENQLYEAGLNEGWNRLDARVTGLFQRGQEEGAFRLELSPAWLTEALYGLIGAGAWAVQDGRVAAKDRTRMVAELLLGGAQRRMKQ, encoded by the coding sequence ATGAGTGTCGACCGTGACCATGTGCTCGCCGAGGCGGCCGCCCTGCTCACCCGCAAGCCGACCGCCTCGATGGACGAGATCGCCAAGGCGGCCGGAATCAGCCGCGCCACCCTCCACCGCCACTTCGCCGGGCGCGACGCGCTCGTGCGGGCCCTGGAGGACCTGGGCATCGAGCAGTTCGAGCGGGCCCTGGACGAGGCCCGGACCGAGGAGGGCGACGCGGCCGAGGCCCTGCGCCGGCTCATCGCGGCCACCGAACCGGTCGCCGGGATCATGGCCTTCCTCTACACCGAGAACCAGCTCTACGAGGCCGGCCTCAACGAGGGCTGGAACCGGCTCGACGCCCGCGTCACGGGCCTCTTCCAACGGGGCCAGGAGGAGGGCGCCTTCCGGCTGGAGCTGTCACCCGCCTGGCTCACCGAGGCGCTCTACGGGCTGATCGGGGCCGGGGCCTGGGCCGTACAGGACGGCCGGGTGGCCGCCAAGGACCGCACCCGCATGGTCGCCGAGCTGCTGCTCGGGGGCGCGCAGCGGAGGATGAAACAGTGA